A single window of Crassostrea angulata isolate pt1a10 chromosome 8, ASM2561291v2, whole genome shotgun sequence DNA harbors:
- the LOC128159167 gene encoding 26S proteasome non-ATPase regulatory subunit 6-like, with amino-acid sequence MPIENLEEEGLEKNPNFEHAQWKFLLETDKYKNDVEIKKKLLAAVEANCMAPFYEELCKDLKWKCDENLLKKMKAANEAELKKLDVSIEDAEKNLGETEVREFMLKKAEYLCKIGDKEASLTQFRKTQEKTVTLGYRLDLVFHLIRMGLYYMDHDLITRNLEKAQSLIDEGGDWDRRNRLKVYRGVYCMSIRDFKQAATLFLDTVATFTSYELMDYQTFVTYTVICSMIALERPELREKVVKGSEILEVLHSLPKIRSFLFALYDCHYSDFFRYLAQVEDMLKFDRFLSPHYRYFTREMRIIAYTQLLESYRSLTLDYMANSFGVTNEFIDQELARFIAAGRLHCKIDKVKGIVETNRPDNKNWQYQATIKQGDILLNRVQKLSRVINI; translated from the exons atgccGATAGAAAATTTAGAAGAAGAAGGACTTGAGAAAAACCCTAACTTTGAACACGCTCAATGGAAATTTCTTTTAGAAACTGACAAATACAAAAATGAcgttgaaattaaaaagaagcTTTTGGCCGCTGTGGAGGCAAACT gtatGGCTCCATTTTATGAAGAACtttgtaaagatttaaaatGGAAATGTGATGAAAATCTactaaagaaaatgaaagcagCTAATGAGGCAGAATTGAAGAAGCTTGATGTCTCCATAGAAGATGCAGAAAAAAATCTAGGAGAGACCGAAGTTAGGGAGTTCATGCTAAAAAAGGCAGAATATCTGTGCAAGATTGGAGACAag GAGGCCTCACTGACCCAGTTTCGGAAGACCCAGGAGAAGACGGTGACCCTGGGGTACAGATTGGACCTGGTGTTTCACCTGATCAGGATGGGGCTGTATTACATGGACCATGACCTCATCACCAGGAACCTGGAGAAGGCACAAAG tctGATTGATGAGGGTGGAGACTGGGATCGCAGGAACCGCCTAAAGGTCTACCGTGGTGTCTACTGTATGTCCATCCGAGACTTTAAGCAGGCCGCGACCTTGTTTCTGGACACTGTGGCGACCTTCACCTCGTATGAACTGATGGACTATCAGACGTTTGTTACTTACACAGTGATATGCAGCATGATTGCTTTAGAAAGACCAGAACTCAGGGAAAAG GTTGTGAAAGGCTCAGAAATTCTAGAAGTGCTTCACAGTCTACCCAAAATCCGATCCTTCCTGTTCGCTCTCTATGACTGCCATTACTCCGATTTCTTCAGATACTTAG CCCAGGTGGAGGACATGCTGAAGTTTGACCGTTTCCTGTCCCCCCACTACCGTTACTTCACCCGTGAGATGAGGATCATCGCCTACACTCAGCTACTCGAGTCCTACAGGAGTCTCACACTGGACTACATGGCTAACTCATTTGGGGTCACCAATGAGTTCATTGACCA GGAGCTGGCCAGATTTATAGCAGCAGGGAGACTTCATTGTAAGATAGACAAAGTGAAAGGCATCGTAGAAACCAATAGACCAGACAACAAAAATTGGCAATATCAG gCCACAATCAAGCAAGGAGACATCTTACTAAACCGAGTCCAGAAGCTGAGTAGAGTGATCAACATATAG
- the LOC128159165 gene encoding probable E3 ubiquitin-protein ligase MID2: MATAVVNKDCDLNCPICLEKFNLPKKLPCLHTFCELCIQSYVQASETTEDTKFFRCPLCRFKIEWSILSASEWTRSKLQTDHMILSLLERETNDSTPKQVYCEPCKIANEKNVAVYHCRDCKECFCEQCFNYLHKRKIDNNLHTVTGITPDTDLKPLEMDEPCPLHSGKILEVFCFDHKKLCCSICFATDHRKCDTVTSLDEIANEKKETFDIDDFLNQLSEAEQCTQSAKDKAKENLGRINSDKESMLQSITDIISGTKSHLDTLHEELKLSIEKRFSDTENCQQFDIECLIAFQKTLIHDKSITEAIKDHGSIRQKFVTFEKTKDTLEKHFERLCLAFNFSDAKKLVLEIEDKLKDVQMLSKLASLELEQLDENVMTDIKNTLCPLGFIGDHVTFQGSFPVSDDSFPQVRDPFFFAKTLSKWRIKFYKKEGKLSIYLECLSLNCTNSSYEVSAEFCLVNQTDRKNDTIRRLSGTRQFCYDSRCWGFSSFINWQMLEKEYISNNKMKIVVKVW, encoded by the coding sequence ATGGCAACCGCTGTAGTTAATAAAGACTGTGACTTAAATTGTCCTATTTGCTTGGAGAAGTTCAACCTTCCCAAGAAGTTGCCTTGTTTACACACATTTTGTGAGCTTTGTATCCAAAGTTATGTTCAAGCGTCAGAAACCACAGAAGATACTAAATTCTTCCGCTGTCCCCTGTGTCGTTTCAAGATAGAGTGGTCAATCCTGTCAGCTAGTGAATGGACTCGGTCTAAGCTACAAACCGATCACATGATTTTGTCTCTTCTTGAACGTGAAACAAATGACTCAACACCCAAACAAGTATATTGTGAACCGTGCAAGATTGCCAACGAAAAGAATGTAGCAGTTTATCACTGCAGAGATTGTAAAGAGTGCTTTTGCGAACAATGCTTTAACTATTTGCATAAACGTAAGATAGACAACAATTTGCACACTGTGACAGGTATAACACCAGATACAGATCTGAAACCTCTGGAAATGGATGAACCATGTCCTCTTCATTCTGGAAAAATTCTggaagttttttgttttgatcatAAAAAGCTGTGTTGTAGTATCTGCTTTGCGACTGACCACAGGAAATGCGATACCGTGACTTCTCTGGATGAAATAGCAAATGAGAAAAAAGAGACCTTTGAtatagatgattttttaaaccaattgtCTGAAGCTGAACAATGTACTCAGTCAGCGAAAGACAAAGCAAAGGAAAATCTCGGTCGGATCAACAGCGACAAAGAATCTATGTTGCAGTCCATTACAGACATCATATCCGGTACAAAGTCCCATTTGGATACTCTACACGAAGAACTGAAACTGTCAATAGAAAAGAGGTTTTCAGACACTGAAAATTGTCAACAGTTTGATATAGAATGCTTAATTGCCTTTCAGAAAACATTGATCCATGACAAAAGCATTACTGAAGCAATTAAAGATCACGGCAGTATAAGACAGAAATTTGTCACCTTTGAAAAAACTAAAGATACTCTTGAAAAACACTTTGAAAGGCTCTGTCTGGCATTTAACTTTTCTGATGCAAAAAAACTTGTCTTAGAAATCGAGGATAAATTAAAAGATGTGCAAATGCTTTCAAAGTTAGCTTCCTTGGAGTTAGAACAATTGGATGAAAACGTCATGACAGATATCAAGAACACATTATGTCCGTTAGGCTTTATTGGTGACCATGTTACATTCCAGGGATCTTTTCCAGTGAGTGACGACTCTTTTCCGCAAGTCAGAGACCCCTTCTTTTTTGCAAAAACATTATCAAAGTGgagaataaaattttataaaaaagaggGTAAATTGAGTATATATTTGGAATGCCTTTCCCTCAATTGTACCAACAGTTCCTACGAAGTATCAGCAGAATTCTGCCTTGTGAATCAGACTGACAGGAAAAACGACACAATTAGAAGATTAAGCGGCACCCGCCAGTTCTGTTATGATAGTCGATGCTGGGGTTTCTCTTCATTTATAAACTGGCAAATGCTGGAAAAAGAATACATCTCCAATAATAAGATGAAAATAGTTGTCAAAGTATGGtga
- the LOC128159234 gene encoding tripartite motif-containing protein 2-like, whose product MRHRKTELKCPICLEKFNTPKKLPCSHTFCEPCIQSYVQAETTEETKFFRCPLCRFKIEWSTLSASEWTQSKLQTDYMILALLERETNDSTPKQVYCEPCKIANEKNVAVHHCTDCKEFFCEQCFNYLHKRKIDNNLHTVTGITQDTDLKPLEMDEPCPLHSGKVLEVFCFDHKKLCCSICFATDHRKCDTVTSLDEIANEKKEQEEIYIDDFLNKLSDVEQCTKSAVDKAKENLGRINGDKESMLQSIADIISSTKSHLDTLHEELKLSIEKKFSDTENCQQFDIECLVAFQKTLFHDKGIIEAIKEHGSRKQKFVTLEKTKDALEKHFKRLCLAYNFSDSKKYVLDIEDELKDVQTLSTLATLPLQQSGENIMTDIKNKLCPLGCIGDQVTFQGSFPVSDVSKLPQFSGPFFHAKTLSKWVLKLSKKDGMLSMFLRCLSADCTDSSYEISTEFRLVNEADREKDIIKKYFNERFLYDSPQKGCSSIINWRILENEYISNDMMKIQVKVW is encoded by the exons ATGAGGCATCGGAAA ACTGAATTAAAATGTCCAATTTGTTTAGAGAAGTTCAACACTCCCAAAAAGTTACCTTGTTCACACACGTTTTGCGAGCCCTGTATCCAAAGTTATGTTCAAGCAGAAACCACAGAAGAAACTAAATTCTTCCGCTGTCCCCTGTGTCGTTTCAAGATAGAATGGTCAACCCTGTCAGCTAGTGAATGGACCCAGTCTAAGCTACAAACAGATTACATGATTTTGGCTCTTCTTGAACGTGAAACAAATGACTCAACACCCAAACAAGTATATTGTGAACCGTGCAAGATTGCCAACGAAAAGAATGTAGCAGTTCATCATTGCACAGATTGCAAAGAGTTTTTTTGCGAACAATGTTTTAACTATTTACATAAACGTAAGATAGACAATAATTTGCACACTGTGACAGGTATAACACAAGATACAGATCTGAAACCTCTGGAAATGGATGAACCATGTCCTCTTCATTCTGGAAAAGTTCTggaagtgttttgttttgatcaTAAAAAGCTGTGTTGTAGTATCTGCTTTGCGACTGATCACAGGAAATGCGATACCGTGACTTCTCTGGATGAAATAGCAAATGAGAAAAAAGAACAGGAAGAAATCTATATAGATGATTTCTTAAACAAACTGTCGGACGTTGAACAATGTACAAAATCAGCTGTAGACAAAGCAAAGGAAAATCTCGGTCGGATAAATGGTGACAAAGAATCAATGCTCCAGTCCATTGCAGACATCATATCCAGTACAAAGTCCCATTTGGATACTCTACACGAAGAACTGAAACTTTCAATAGAAAAGAAATTTTCAGACACTGAAAACTGTCAACAGTTCGATATAGAATGCTTAGTTGCCTTTCAGAAAACGTTATTCCATGACAAAGGCATTATTGAAGCAATTAAAGAACATGGCAGTAGAAAACAAAAGTTTGTCACCTTGGAGAAAACAAAAGATGCACTTGAAAAACACTTTAAAAGGCTCTGTCTGGCATATAACTTTTCTGATTCAAAAAAATACGTCTTAGATATCGAAGATGAATTAAAAGATGTGCAAACGCTTTCAACTTTAGCTACTTTGCCGTTGCAGCAATCAGGGGAAAACATTATGACAGATATCAAGAACAAATTATGTCCGTTAGGCTGTATTGGTGACCAAGTTACATTTCAAGGATCTTTTCCAGTGAGTGATGTCTCTAAATTACCGCAGTTCAGTGGACCCTTCTTTCATGCAAAAACACTGTCAAAGTGGGTacttaaactttcaaaaaaggACGGTATGTTAAGTATGTTTTTAAGATGCCTCTCCGCCGATTGTACTGACAGTTCATATGAAATATCAACAGAATTCCGCCTTGTGAATGAAGCTGACAGGGAAAAGGAcataattaagaaatatttcaatgaacGATTCTTGTATGATAGTCCACAAAAGGGCTGCTCGTCAATTATAAATTGGCGAATTCTGGAAAATGAATACATCTCCAATGATATGATGAAAATACAGGTCAAAGTATGGTGA